In the genome of Raphanus sativus cultivar WK10039 chromosome 4, ASM80110v3, whole genome shotgun sequence, one region contains:
- the LOC108853449 gene encoding protein OXIDATIVE STRESS 3 LIKE 5, whose product MEFLAGMPAAQDKDEPAALFLTEESRHGGRRLRRCVKSSPTEEKSQSSSSVGVAGESSESEGEEDEDGAVSSQQGRWLDSFGSSLEDSLPIKRGLSNHYIGKSKSFGNLLEASNSAKDLEKVESPLNKRRRLLIANKLRRRTLSSSFSFYPKTNLNSMPLLALQESDEDDHKYDNDDDDDSSDEEVDKLQDKRMKMTNNRDFMVQTQSCFCLSSFPEDDR is encoded by the exons ATGGAGTTTCTGGCAGGTATGCCAGCGGCGCAGGATAAGGATGAACCGGCGGCTCTGTTCTTGACGGAGGAATCTAGACATGgtggaagaaggttaaggagatGTGTTAAGTCTTCTCCGACGGAGGAGAAATCGCAGAGTTCGTCATCGGTCGGGGTGGCGGGAGAAAGCAGCGAAAGCGAgggagaagaagacgaagacggCGCCGTTTCGTCACAACAAGGAAGGTGGCTGGATTCGTTTGGTTCATCTCTGGAAGATTCTCTTCCGATTAA gaGAGGATTATCAAATCATTACATAGGGAAATCGAAATCGTTTGGAAATTTATTGGAAGCGAGCAACAGCGCCAAGGATCTGGAGAAAGTGGAGAGTCCGTTGAACAAGAGAAGGAGATTGCTTATTGCTAACAAACTAAGGAGAAGGACATTGTCGTCATCTTTTAGCTTCTACCCAAAGACTAATCTTAATTCCATGCCTTTACTTGCGTTGCAAGAATCTGATGAAGATGATCACAAATACGATaacgacgatgatgatgatagtaGTGACGAGGAAGTTGATAAACTGCAAGATAAGAGGATGAAGATGACGAATAACAGAGATTTTATGGTTCAAACTCAGAGCTGTTTTTGCTTATCTAGTTTTCCAGAGGATGATCGATAA
- the LOC108855924 gene encoding probable WRKY transcription factor 11 isoform X1 gives MAVDLMRFPQMDDQKAIQEAASQGLQSMEHLIRVLSTNRPEHNNSNVDCSEITDFTVSKFKTVISLLNRTGHARFRRGPVRSPQKQQNQTVKPESPPIVVPQPSRPTAKLLPAVVAPPSITLDFTKPTVFGSSSKSSEMDFAKENFSVSLNSSYMSSAITGDGSVSKGSSIFLASQPVTSSGKPPLAGGHPYRKRCLEHEQSENFSGKISGSGHGKCHCKKSRKNKVKRTIRVPAISSKIADIPPDEYSWRKYGQKPIKGSPHPRGYYKCSTFKECPARKHVERALDDPSMLIVTYEWEHEHNPSAMQQNVSSSGVNDLVFNSA, from the exons ATGGCCGTCGATCTAATGCGTTTCCCTCAGATGGACGATCAAAAAGCTATCCAAGAGGCTGCATCGCAAGGCTTACAGAGCATGGAGCATCTGATCCGCGTCCTCTCCACTAACCGCCCCGAACACAACAACAGCAACGTCGACTGCTCCGAGATAACCGATTTCACCGTTTCTAAATTCAAAACGGTTATCTCTCTGCTTAACCGCACTGGTCACGCCCGGTTCAGACGCGGACCGGTTCGCTCCCCACAGAAACAACAGAATCAAACCGTTAAACCCGAGTCTCCTCCGATCGTTGTTCCTCAGCCGTCTAGACCGACGGCGAAGCTTCTTCCGGCGGTCGTGGCTCCGCCGAGCATAACTCTCGATTTCACTAAGCCCACCGTCTTCGGATCCAGCTCCAAGAGCTCCGAGATGGACTTCGCCAAGGAGAACTTCAGCGTCTCGTTAAACTCTTCCTACATGTCGTCGGCGATAACCGGCGACGGCAGCGTCTCCAAGGGTTCCTCGATCTTCCTCGCGTCGCAGCCTGTGACCTCCTCCGGTAAGCCTCCGTTGGCCGGTGGTCATCCTTACAGAAAAAGATGCCTCGAGCACGAGCAATCAGAGAATTTTTCCGGCAAGATCTCCGGCTCCGGCCACGGGAAGTGCCACTGTAAGAAAAG cAGAAAAAACAAAGTAAAGAGAACCATCAGGGTACCAGCGATAAGTTCGAAGATCGCCGATATTCCACCGGACGAGTATTCATGGAGGAAGTACGGTCAAAAACCGATCAAGGGCTCACCACATCCACG TGGTTACTACAAGTGTAGTACGTTTAAAGAGTGTCCGGCGAGGAAACACGTGGAACGAGCTTTGGATGATCCATCGATGCTCATCGTGACTTATGAATGGGAGCACGAACACAACCCGTCCGCGATGCAACAGAATGTTTCTTCTTCAGGCGTTAATGATTTGGTGTTTAATTCGGCATGA
- the LOC108855924 gene encoding probable WRKY transcription factor 11 isoform X2: MAVDLMRFPQMDDQKAIQEAASQGLQSMEHLIRVLSTNRPEHNNSNVDCSEITDFTVSKFKTVISLLNRTGHARFRRGPVRSPQKQQNQTVKPESPPIVVPQPSRPTAKLLPAVVAPPSITLDFTKPTVFGSSSKSSEMDFAKENFSVSLNSSYMSSAITGDGSVSKGSSIFLASQPVTSSGKPPLAGGHPYRKRCLEHEQSENFSGKISGSGHGKCHCKKRKNKVKRTIRVPAISSKIADIPPDEYSWRKYGQKPIKGSPHPRGYYKCSTFKECPARKHVERALDDPSMLIVTYEWEHEHNPSAMQQNVSSSGVNDLVFNSA, encoded by the exons ATGGCCGTCGATCTAATGCGTTTCCCTCAGATGGACGATCAAAAAGCTATCCAAGAGGCTGCATCGCAAGGCTTACAGAGCATGGAGCATCTGATCCGCGTCCTCTCCACTAACCGCCCCGAACACAACAACAGCAACGTCGACTGCTCCGAGATAACCGATTTCACCGTTTCTAAATTCAAAACGGTTATCTCTCTGCTTAACCGCACTGGTCACGCCCGGTTCAGACGCGGACCGGTTCGCTCCCCACAGAAACAACAGAATCAAACCGTTAAACCCGAGTCTCCTCCGATCGTTGTTCCTCAGCCGTCTAGACCGACGGCGAAGCTTCTTCCGGCGGTCGTGGCTCCGCCGAGCATAACTCTCGATTTCACTAAGCCCACCGTCTTCGGATCCAGCTCCAAGAGCTCCGAGATGGACTTCGCCAAGGAGAACTTCAGCGTCTCGTTAAACTCTTCCTACATGTCGTCGGCGATAACCGGCGACGGCAGCGTCTCCAAGGGTTCCTCGATCTTCCTCGCGTCGCAGCCTGTGACCTCCTCCGGTAAGCCTCCGTTGGCCGGTGGTCATCCTTACAGAAAAAGATGCCTCGAGCACGAGCAATCAGAGAATTTTTCCGGCAAGATCTCCGGCTCCGGCCACGGGAAGTGCCACTGTAAGAAAAG AAAAAACAAAGTAAAGAGAACCATCAGGGTACCAGCGATAAGTTCGAAGATCGCCGATATTCCACCGGACGAGTATTCATGGAGGAAGTACGGTCAAAAACCGATCAAGGGCTCACCACATCCACG TGGTTACTACAAGTGTAGTACGTTTAAAGAGTGTCCGGCGAGGAAACACGTGGAACGAGCTTTGGATGATCCATCGATGCTCATCGTGACTTATGAATGGGAGCACGAACACAACCCGTCCGCGATGCAACAGAATGTTTCTTCTTCAGGCGTTAATGATTTGGTGTTTAATTCGGCATGA
- the LOC108851662 gene encoding uncharacterized protein LOC108851662 translates to MARLLVSIPMQPTQTALTAFAQPSFPPPAKNLVSRGGVGGAGRFCINRRNRECSYVARAGPSTSSYLLAFAIPATLIAATVFTSAKIADKLDDDFLEDIALNQAIKAAEEGENAEVEMSLDDVIKEPVLQRTRKRPKREV, encoded by the exons ATGGCGAGACTCTTGGTCTCTATCCCTATGCAACCCACACAAACGGCCTTGACGGCGTTTGCTCAGCCGTCATTTCCGCCGCCGGCGAAAAATTTAGTGTCTCGGGGTGGAGTAGGAGGGGCGGGGAGATTTTGTATTAACCGGAGAAACAGAGAGTGTTCCTACGTGGCGAGAGCAGGGCCGAGCACGAGTAGCTACTTGCTCGCGTTCGCAATTCCAGCTACTCTTATCGCCGCCACCGTCTTCACTTCAGCCAAAATCGCTGATAAGCTTGACGATGATTTCCTTGAGGAT ATTGCGTTGAACCAAGCGATAAAAGCAGCAGAAGAGGGAGAGAATGCTGAAGTTGAAATGTCGCTGGACGATGTGATTAAAGAACCTGTGCTTCAACGAACCCGTAAACGTCCTAAGCGTGAAGTTTAg
- the LOC108849760 gene encoding sanguinarine reductase — MATILSFAPPSVPSTTYPKPSLRIPLFTSLPLSSSSSSGLTSSFLVRNESSLSPSSSPIQALAEEAVDSSTLSSSSKLVLVVGGTGGVGQLVVASLLKRNIKSRLLLRDLEKATKLFGKQDEDSLQVVKGDTRNAEDLDPSMFEGVTHVICCTGTTAFPSQRWSGENTPDKVDWEGVRNLISALPSSVERVVLVSSVGVTKPDELPWSIMNLFGVLKYKKMGEDFLRESGLPFTIIRPGRLTDGPYTSYDLNTLLKATAGERRAVVIGQGDKLVGEVSRLVVAEACIQALDIEFTQGKAYEINSVKGDGPGSDPQKWRELFKVAESK; from the exons ATGGCTACCATTCTCAGCTTTGCTCCTCCTTCTGTTCCATCTACAACATACCCAAAACCCTCTCTAAGAATCCCTCTTTTTACGTCTCTGCCactctcatcatcttcttcttctggccTTACTTCTTCCTTCCTAGTTAGAAATGAATCATCTTTATCTCCATCATCCTCTCCAATTCAAGCTCTTGCAGAAGAAGCCGTCGATTCTTCTACTCTATCCTCTTCATCAAAGCTTGTCCTTGTCGTTGGTGGCACTGGTGGTGTCG GGCAACTAGTGGTAGCTTCATTGCTCAAGAGGAACATTAAGTCAAGGCTATTGCTACGTGATCTTGAGAAAGCTACCAAGTTGTTCGGTAAACAAGATGAAGATTCATTACAGGTAGTTAAAGGTGATACTAGGAATGCAGAGGATCTTGATCCATCCATGTTTGAG GGTGTGACACATGTGATTTGCTGCACGGGAACTACAGCTTTCCCTTCTCAGAGGTGGAGTGGAGAGAACACACCTGATAAAGTAG atTGGGAAGGTGTGAGGAATCTCATTTCAGCACTGCCCTCATCGGTGGAGAGAGTTGTTCTGGTTTCATCAGTAGGTGTCACCAAGCCTGATGAGCTTCCTTGGAG CATCATGAACTTATTTGGGGTTCTTAAGTACAAGAAGATGGGGGAAGATTTTCTTAGGGAATCTGGTCTTCCATTCACCATTATCAG ACCGGGTAGATTGACTGATGGACCATACACATCCTATGATCTCAATACTTTGCTCAAAGCTACAGCCGGTGAACGGCGTGCTGTTGTTATTGGTCAAG GTGATAAACTTGTTGGAGAGGTAAGCAGACTTGTGGTGGCTGAAGCTTGCATACAGGCACTTGATATTGAGTTCACACAAGGGAAAGCTTATGAGATCAATTCAGTCAAG GGAGATGGTCCAGGAAGTGATCCACAGAAATGGCGAGAGTTGTTTAAAGTTGCAGAATCCAAATGA